A region from the Vibrio navarrensis genome encodes:
- a CDS encoding acyl-CoA thioesterase, which translates to MSRGQRNITLRFLAEPGDVNFGGKVHGGAVMKWIDLAAYACSAAWSGKYCITAYAGGIRFVAPIHVGNLVEVSAKVIYTGTTSMHIAIDVQASDPKDLKNRLTTHCIVIMVAVDEEGVPTPIQKWVPETDEDKALEQSAIRLMNMRKEIGEEMEAHVKYLK; encoded by the coding sequence ATGAGTCGTGGTCAACGCAATATTACTCTTCGTTTTCTCGCTGAACCGGGCGACGTCAACTTCGGTGGCAAAGTCCACGGCGGCGCCGTGATGAAATGGATCGATTTGGCCGCTTACGCCTGTTCTGCCGCTTGGAGTGGTAAGTATTGCATTACAGCCTACGCCGGGGGAATTCGTTTTGTGGCCCCGATCCACGTCGGCAATCTGGTCGAAGTCAGCGCAAAAGTGATTTACACCGGCACAACGTCAATGCACATTGCCATCGACGTGCAAGCCAGCGATCCTAAAGATCTGAAAAATCGCTTAACCACTCACTGTATTGTGATCATGGTTGCCGTCGACGAAGAAGGGGTACCGACGCCTATTCAAAAGTGGGTGCCAGAAACCGATGAAGACAAAGCGCTGGAACAATCTGCGATTAGGTTGATGAACATGCGCAAAGAGATCGGTGAAGAGATGGAAGCACACGTTAAATATCTCAAATAA
- the malG gene encoding maltose ABC transporter permease MalG yields the protein MAMVQGNSLKYRVWATHIALWVFLSMIIFPLLMIVAISFREGNFATGSLIPDNPSLEHWKLALGFAVTNADGSVTPPPFPVLTWLWNSVKVAGITSVLIVTLSTTSAYAFARLRFKGKDTILKAMMIFQMFPAVLALVALYALFDKLGQYIPFLGLNTHGGLIFSYLGGIALHVWTIKGYFETIDNSLEEAAALDGATPWQAFRLVLLPLSVPILAVVFILSFIGVVGEVPVASLLLSDVNSYTLAVGMQQYLYPQNYLWGDFAAAAVLSALPITIVFLLAQRWLVGGLTAGGVKG from the coding sequence ATGGCAATGGTACAAGGTAACTCTCTTAAATACCGTGTCTGGGCGACGCATATTGCTCTGTGGGTTTTCCTCTCAATGATTATCTTCCCACTGTTGATGATCGTCGCGATCTCATTCCGTGAGGGTAACTTTGCAACAGGCAGCTTGATCCCAGATAACCCATCACTGGAGCACTGGAAATTGGCACTCGGCTTTGCCGTGACCAACGCGGATGGTAGTGTTACGCCTCCGCCATTCCCAGTACTTACTTGGCTATGGAACTCGGTGAAAGTAGCAGGCATCACATCGGTGCTGATTGTGACCCTCTCTACCACATCGGCTTATGCGTTTGCGCGTCTGCGCTTTAAAGGTAAAGACACCATCCTAAAAGCGATGATGATTTTCCAAATGTTCCCAGCGGTGTTGGCTCTGGTAGCACTTTATGCTCTGTTCGACAAACTAGGTCAGTACATTCCTTTCCTTGGTCTGAATACGCACGGCGGTTTGATATTCTCTTACTTAGGCGGGATTGCGTTGCATGTTTGGACGATCAAAGGATACTTTGAAACCATTGATAACTCGCTGGAAGAAGCGGCGGCGTTAGATGGTGCGACACCTTGGCAAGCATTCCGTTTGGTGCTTCTGCCGTTGTCTGTGCCAATCCTTGCGGTGGTGTTTATTCTGTCGTTTATCGGTGTAGTAGGTGAAGTTCCTGTGGCATCATTACTGCTTTCTGATGTAAACTCGTACACATTAGCGGTTGGAATGCAGCAGTACTTATACCCACAGAACTACTTATGGGGCGACTTTGCCGCTGCTGCTGTGTTGTCTGCACTGCCAATCACGATCGTTTTCTTACTCGCACAGCGCTGGCTGGTTGGTGGTTTAACTGCCGGTGGTGTGAAAGGTTAA
- the malF gene encoding maltose ABC transporter permease MalF — translation MQSVQGTDAMTAPATSVPGSKKVLIKWALLGTIGILNGYATILMYSRGEVAFAILTIILTALALYIFGSKKTYAHRYIYPGIAGMILFILFPLAYTVGLAFTNYSAKNQLSLDRAQTVLLDRTFQSGESYPFTLYKTDAGYRIVIKDGDVSLSTDDFAMGAAPSELSLTPVERTIGEVEPIKTIVSNRSALNSIELHLPGGEEIRMSGLRKFAGVVPLYTMQADGETLKNNQTGELLKPNMDVGFYQAINEQGEFVGSTVSPGFVVQIGTDNFERVWKDDGIKEPFISIFIWTVVFSILTVVLTLMIGLVLASVVQWEELKGRAIYRVLLILPYAVPAFISILIFKGLFNQSFGEINMVLNALFGISPSWFSDPIMAKSMVLIVNTWLGFPYMMILCMGLLKAIPEDLYEASAIDGANFVHNFTRVTLPLMIKPLTPLLIASFAFNFNNFVMIQLLTSGGPNMIGTSEPAGYTDLLVSYTYRIAFEGGGGQDFGLASAIATLIFLLVGALALLNLRFTKLSQN, via the coding sequence ATGCAGTCAGTTCAAGGTACAGATGCTATGACAGCTCCAGCAACCAGTGTGCCGGGCAGTAAAAAAGTGCTTATCAAGTGGGCACTTCTTGGCACCATCGGCATTCTTAACGGATACGCAACAATTCTGATGTATTCCCGAGGTGAGGTTGCGTTCGCAATACTCACTATCATTCTTACTGCGTTAGCATTGTATATTTTTGGTAGTAAAAAGACGTACGCACACCGCTACATTTATCCAGGTATCGCCGGAATGATTTTGTTCATTCTTTTCCCGTTGGCGTATACCGTCGGTCTCGCGTTTACCAACTACAGTGCTAAAAATCAACTCTCTTTGGACCGCGCGCAAACCGTTTTACTCGATCGCACCTTCCAAAGCGGTGAAAGTTATCCATTCACCCTATACAAAACCGATGCAGGTTATCGCATTGTGATTAAAGATGGTGACGTGTCACTTTCAACGGACGATTTCGCGATGGGCGCTGCGCCTTCTGAACTGAGTCTGACGCCAGTGGAAAGGACGATTGGCGAAGTTGAGCCGATCAAAACCATCGTGAGTAATCGTAGCGCACTGAACAGTATTGAACTACATCTCCCTGGCGGTGAAGAGATCCGCATGAGTGGTCTGCGCAAGTTTGCTGGGGTTGTGCCGCTGTACACCATGCAAGCCGATGGTGAGACACTGAAAAACAACCAAACGGGCGAGCTGCTTAAACCGAATATGGATGTTGGTTTCTACCAAGCGATCAACGAGCAAGGCGAGTTTGTTGGCAGTACCGTTTCTCCGGGCTTTGTAGTGCAAATCGGCACCGATAACTTTGAGCGTGTATGGAAAGACGATGGCATTAAAGAACCTTTCATCAGCATCTTTATCTGGACCGTGGTTTTCTCAATTCTGACCGTCGTTCTGACTCTGATGATTGGCCTAGTCTTGGCTAGCGTGGTGCAGTGGGAAGAGCTGAAAGGTCGTGCAATTTATCGCGTTCTGCTCATTCTGCCTTACGCTGTACCTGCGTTTATCTCCATCTTGATCTTTAAAGGTTTGTTTAACCAAAGCTTTGGTGAGATCAACATGGTACTGAACGCGCTGTTCGGTATCAGCCCAAGTTGGTTCTCAGATCCGATCATGGCGAAAAGCATGGTGTTAATCGTCAACACTTGGCTTGGCTTCCCTTACATGATGATCCTGTGTATGGGCCTACTTAAAGCGATTCCTGAAGATCTCTACGAAGCGTCTGCGATTGACGGGGCGAACTTTGTGCATAACTTCACTCGCGTAACATTGCCACTGATGATCAAACCGTTAACGCCACTGCTGATTGCCAGCTTCGCGTTTAACTTCAACAACTTTGTGATGATTCAGCTATTGACCTCTGGTGGCCCGAACATGATCGGTACTTCAGAACCTGCAGGTTACACTGACCTCTTGGTTAGCTACACCTACCGCATCGCGTTTGAAGGCGGCGGCGGTCAAGACTTCGGTTTGGCGAGTGCCATCGCAACGTTGATTTTCTTACTGGTTGGCGCATTAGCACTGCTTAACTTGCGTTTCACTAAGCTATCTCAGAACTAA
- the malE gene encoding maltose/maltodextrin ABC transporter substrate-binding protein MalE, translated as MKNALSAVALGTLVALGSFGANAAIEEGQLTIWINGDKGYNGLAEVGKKFEAETGIKVTVAHPDGLQDKFPQTAATGDGPDIVFWAHDRFGGYAEAGLLVEIKPSQKIKEGIVDFAWDAVKYDGKLIGYPVAVEALSLIYNKDLVPNPPKSWEEVEALDAKLKKQGKSAIMWNLKEPYFTWPLMAADGGYAFKYTSEGYDVKDAGIAKDGVKDAMKFVKSLVEKGVISADMDYSVSESAFNQGKTAMTINGPWSWGNVEKSGINYGVTTLPKFNGQSSKPFVGVLTAGISTASPNKDLAVEFIENYLLTNDGLRMVNNDKPLGAVALNSFQRELDADARIAATMDNAMNGEIMPNIPQMSAFWGAAKNSIVNVVDGRQTVDAALADAEKQMTK; from the coding sequence ATGAAAAATGCTCTAAGCGCTGTAGCACTAGGTACTCTTGTTGCACTGGGTTCTTTTGGTGCGAATGCTGCCATCGAAGAAGGACAACTGACAATTTGGATCAACGGTGACAAAGGCTACAACGGCCTTGCGGAAGTTGGTAAGAAATTTGAAGCGGAAACGGGCATTAAAGTGACCGTCGCACACCCAGACGGCCTGCAGGATAAGTTCCCACAAACGGCAGCGACTGGCGATGGTCCTGATATCGTATTTTGGGCGCACGACCGTTTTGGCGGTTATGCAGAAGCGGGTCTTCTGGTTGAAATCAAACCTTCGCAAAAAATCAAAGAAGGCATCGTTGATTTCGCATGGGATGCAGTGAAATACGACGGCAAACTGATTGGTTACCCAGTGGCGGTTGAAGCATTGTCGCTTATCTACAACAAAGATTTGGTGCCAAACCCACCTAAGAGCTGGGAAGAAGTCGAAGCGCTGGACGCGAAACTGAAAAAACAAGGCAAATCAGCCATCATGTGGAACCTAAAAGAACCGTACTTCACTTGGCCGCTGATGGCTGCTGATGGCGGTTACGCGTTCAAGTACACCTCTGAAGGTTACGATGTGAAAGACGCAGGCATCGCAAAAGATGGCGTGAAAGATGCGATGAAGTTCGTCAAATCACTGGTTGAGAAAGGCGTTATCTCTGCGGATATGGATTACTCAGTGTCTGAATCTGCGTTTAACCAAGGTAAAACAGCCATGACCATCAACGGTCCTTGGTCTTGGGGTAACGTTGAGAAATCGGGCATCAACTACGGTGTCACCACTTTGCCGAAATTCAACGGCCAGTCCTCTAAACCGTTCGTTGGCGTTCTGACCGCTGGTATCTCAACTGCATCGCCAAACAAAGACCTAGCGGTTGAGTTTATCGAAAACTACCTGCTAACCAACGATGGTCTACGTATGGTGAACAACGATAAACCACTAGGTGCGGTTGCGCTGAACTCTTTCCAACGTGAACTGGATGCAGATGCTCGTATCGCTGCGACCATGGACAACGCAATGAACGGCGAAATCATGCCAAACATCCCTCAGATGAGTGCATTCTGGGGCGCGGCGAAGAACTCTATCGTCAACGTCGTTGATGGTCGTCAAACTGTGGATGCAGCACTGGCTGACGCAGAAAAACAAATGACTAAATAA
- the malK gene encoding maltose/maltodextrin ABC transporter ATP-binding protein MalK — protein sequence MASVTLKNVCKAYGDVMISKNVDLEIHEGEFVVFVGPSGCGKSTLLRCIAGLEDITSGDLYIGDKRMNDVEPSKRGVGMVFQSYALYPHLNLYDNMSFGLKLAKADKKEIDKRVEQAAEILQLGHLLERLPKSLSGGQRQRVAIGRTLVSQPNVFLLDEPLSNLDAALRVQMRAQITKLQRQLGCTMIYVTHDQVEAMTMADKIVVLDGGFVAQVGKPLELYHYPQNRFVAGFIGSPKMNFMSVMIEEVETKQVKVKLSNGTSFWIPVDGTTVNKGDRMSLGVRPEHLVSAKEGDAVIDGEVMIVEKLGNETQAYLNLESADADVIYRQPDTLDVEAGDRLEIGIPAHRCHLFHSDGRACTRLFNEKGVER from the coding sequence ATGGCGAGTGTCACGTTAAAAAATGTTTGTAAAGCGTATGGCGACGTAATGATTTCTAAAAACGTCGACTTAGAGATCCACGAGGGCGAGTTCGTCGTTTTCGTCGGACCGTCAGGCTGCGGTAAATCCACCCTATTGCGTTGTATCGCCGGGCTGGAAGACATCACCTCCGGCGATCTTTACATCGGTGATAAACGAATGAACGATGTTGAGCCATCTAAACGTGGCGTTGGCATGGTTTTCCAGTCTTACGCGCTCTACCCTCACTTGAATCTGTATGACAACATGTCTTTTGGCCTCAAACTGGCAAAAGCAGACAAGAAAGAGATCGACAAACGCGTTGAACAAGCGGCTGAAATCCTTCAACTGGGCCACTTACTAGAACGCTTACCGAAATCCCTATCGGGCGGTCAGCGCCAACGTGTCGCTATTGGCCGTACTCTGGTTTCTCAGCCGAACGTATTCCTACTCGATGAACCGCTTTCAAACCTTGATGCGGCACTGCGTGTTCAGATGCGTGCGCAGATCACTAAGCTTCAGCGCCAACTTGGCTGCACCATGATTTACGTTACCCACGACCAAGTGGAAGCGATGACCATGGCAGATAAGATAGTCGTGCTGGATGGCGGTTTCGTTGCGCAAGTGGGTAAGCCGCTTGAACTTTACCATTACCCACAAAACCGTTTTGTTGCGGGCTTTATCGGTTCACCAAAAATGAACTTCATGAGCGTGATGATTGAAGAGGTTGAGACGAAACAGGTGAAAGTCAAATTATCGAACGGCACCTCGTTCTGGATCCCTGTTGACGGCACAACGGTGAATAAAGGCGATCGCATGTCTCTAGGCGTACGTCCTGAGCATTTAGTGTCGGCAAAAGAGGGGGATGCGGTCATCGATGGTGAAGTGATGATCGTCGAAAAGCTGGGTAACGAAACGCAAGCTTACCTCAACTTGGAAAGCGCGGATGCGGACGTGATTTATCGTCAACCTGATACGCTTGATGTGGAAGCGGGTGATCGCTTGGAAATTGGTATCCCAGCGCACCGTTGCCATTTGTTCCACAGCGATGGCCGTGCATGCACACGTCTATTTAATGAAAAAGGCGTCGAGCGTTAA
- a CDS encoding restriction endonuclease subunit S, whose protein sequence is MTDFEKELQAMSAEVAQEPEVKLPSLEEQQAIVAELKKLEAEGKLTPEVLEQYFGQFAAKGDAPIH, encoded by the coding sequence ATGACGGATTTTGAAAAAGAGCTGCAAGCAATGTCTGCGGAAGTGGCACAAGAGCCAGAAGTAAAACTGCCTTCTCTAGAGGAGCAACAAGCGATTGTTGCCGAGCTAAAAAAGTTGGAAGCGGAAGGTAAACTGACTCCGGAAGTATTAGAGCAGTATTTCGGTCAGTTTGCAGCGAAAGGTGACGCACCGATCCACTAA
- a CDS encoding methyl-accepting chemotaxis protein, translating to MMNLHSVSIKQKVVIGITFAVLASTILLGVMAQKQSRDVISHRLVDIELPLILNQINLQVDKDVSQLLSAAEQLAKNEFVRESVRETADPQGQSKLIKQLNNVKEQYQLNDASVANRQTAYYWNQNGFLRQLNQSQDGWFFGFTNSGKQTMVSIFTEANGDVKMFANYQHLSGFTMSGVSKSMDDMVDKLNGFQIEDSGYVFLVDSAGKIQIHRDKQAVGKPLSSYIDSSSASLLNKGKPTVLQIEIGGQEVFVSSAYVPSMDWFVVGVVPVDEVFVELNAAATQMMITTVVVAIVFILMGVFLANSITKPIQQIALRFTDLGKGEGDLSQRIEVKGQDEIAQLSSGFNGFIEKIHATMKEVASTSMSLSEAAESVSSKASTTHNNSQEQRDQTIQVVTAINEMGATISEIASNAATAADTANQASDNTKLGREVVSKAKNVIARLADDVEATSQVVTQLATTTRDIGSILDVIRDISDQTNLLALNAAIEAARAGEQGRGFAVVADEVRNLASRTASSTEEIQKMINQLQSDAKDAVTAMEAGKTVTFEGVEATDEAVHVLVSISERIADISDRNTQVATATEEQSTVVHTINQNIEEINAINEVTTSTAEELAEASRDLRLLSQRLDSMVGSFKL from the coding sequence ATGATGAATCTTCACTCAGTGAGCATTAAACAAAAAGTTGTCATCGGGATAACTTTTGCTGTCCTTGCTTCCACCATTTTACTGGGCGTCATGGCGCAGAAACAATCAAGAGACGTTATCAGCCATCGTTTGGTTGATATCGAACTGCCCTTGATCTTGAACCAGATTAACCTGCAAGTTGACAAGGATGTGTCTCAGTTGCTCTCTGCGGCAGAGCAGTTGGCAAAAAATGAGTTTGTGCGTGAAAGTGTGCGCGAAACGGCAGACCCGCAAGGTCAGAGCAAGCTGATTAAGCAACTGAATAACGTTAAAGAGCAGTATCAGCTCAACGATGCGTCAGTGGCAAACCGCCAGACGGCGTATTACTGGAACCAAAATGGCTTCCTACGCCAGCTCAATCAGTCGCAAGATGGCTGGTTTTTTGGTTTTACCAACTCGGGTAAACAGACCATGGTGAGCATTTTTACCGAAGCCAATGGCGATGTGAAAATGTTTGCCAACTACCAACATCTGAGTGGCTTTACCATGTCCGGCGTGTCTAAATCCATGGATGACATGGTAGACAAGCTGAACGGTTTCCAAATCGAAGACAGCGGCTACGTGTTTCTGGTGGATAGCGCGGGTAAAATCCAAATTCACCGCGATAAGCAGGCTGTTGGTAAACCGCTCTCTTCGTACATTGACTCCAGCTCAGCCTCACTGCTCAACAAAGGCAAACCGACCGTGTTGCAGATAGAGATAGGTGGTCAAGAGGTGTTTGTTTCCAGTGCCTACGTGCCATCGATGGACTGGTTTGTGGTCGGCGTTGTACCCGTCGATGAGGTGTTTGTGGAGCTCAACGCGGCAGCAACGCAAATGATGATTACCACTGTTGTAGTGGCGATTGTCTTCATTCTCATGGGCGTGTTTTTGGCCAACAGCATTACCAAACCGATTCAGCAAATTGCGCTGCGTTTTACCGATTTGGGTAAAGGCGAGGGCGACCTTTCTCAACGGATTGAAGTTAAGGGGCAAGATGAAATCGCTCAGCTTTCATCGGGTTTCAATGGCTTCATTGAGAAAATCCACGCCACCATGAAAGAAGTAGCGTCGACCAGTATGTCGCTCAGTGAAGCGGCGGAGAGTGTCTCTTCGAAAGCATCCACCACCCACAACAACAGCCAAGAGCAAAGAGATCAAACCATTCAAGTAGTAACCGCGATTAACGAGATGGGCGCAACCATCAGTGAGATTGCGTCTAACGCGGCAACCGCAGCGGATACCGCCAACCAAGCGTCAGACAATACTAAACTGGGGCGTGAAGTGGTGTCTAAAGCGAAGAACGTCATTGCCCGCTTAGCGGATGATGTGGAAGCAACCAGCCAAGTGGTGACGCAACTGGCAACCACAACCAGAGACATTGGCTCGATTTTGGATGTAATTCGTGATATCTCCGACCAAACCAACTTGTTGGCACTGAACGCAGCAATTGAAGCGGCGCGTGCAGGGGAGCAAGGACGTGGTTTTGCGGTGGTGGCGGATGAAGTGCGTAATCTCGCCAGTCGCACTGCGTCGTCAACTGAAGAGATCCAGAAAATGATCAATCAGTTGCAAAGCGATGCCAAAGACGCTGTGACCGCGATGGAAGCGGGTAAAACCGTGACCTTTGAAGGGGTGGAAGCGACCGATGAAGCGGTGCATGTGCTGGTGAGTATCTCTGAGCGCATTGCAGATATCTCCGATCGTAACACTCAAGTAGCGACTGCGACGGAAGAGCAATCGACGGTGGTGCATACCATCAACCAAAATATCGAAGAGATTAACGCCATCAATGAAGTGACAACCAGCACAGCTGAAGAGCTTGCCGAGGCCAGTCGTGACCTTCGCTTGTTGTCGCAACGCCTCGATTCCATGGTAGGTAGCTTCAAACTGTAG
- a CDS encoding AAA family ATPase: MQYAHFEGLKNYLEGQVVGQHELVKQLLIALLADGHILVEGPPGLAKTRAVKSLADCIEGDFHRIQFTPDLLPADLTGTDIFRPETGDFTFQAGPIFNSLILADEINRAPAKVQAAMLEAMAEGQVTAGRHTYPLPDLFLVMATQNPIEQEGTYSLPEAQLDRFLLHLEVDFPDEENELAILRINRGEAKGEKAVDKPRVTQPEIFAARQAVLNVHMAETLERYLVRLVMATRAPQQYSDELAGWISMGVSPRATIALDRCARAHAWLSGRDYVTPADIQAMAYPVLRHRIMLSYQAQAEGVTANQVIDKLLTLVGSV; this comes from the coding sequence ATGCAATACGCTCATTTTGAAGGATTAAAAAACTATCTTGAGGGCCAAGTCGTTGGCCAGCATGAATTAGTCAAACAACTGCTTATCGCACTTCTCGCCGACGGACACATTCTGGTCGAAGGGCCTCCGGGGCTGGCCAAAACTCGCGCGGTCAAAAGCCTAGCCGATTGTATCGAAGGTGATTTTCACCGCATTCAGTTCACTCCTGACCTTTTACCTGCCGATTTGACCGGAACCGACATTTTTCGCCCGGAAACGGGCGATTTCACTTTCCAAGCAGGCCCGATTTTTAATAGCTTGATCCTCGCCGATGAAATCAACCGCGCGCCCGCTAAAGTGCAAGCCGCAATGCTGGAAGCGATGGCCGAGGGCCAAGTGACCGCAGGGCGCCATACCTATCCGCTTCCGGATCTTTTTTTGGTGATGGCGACGCAAAACCCGATTGAACAGGAAGGCACTTATTCCCTGCCAGAAGCGCAATTGGACCGTTTTCTCTTGCATCTTGAGGTCGATTTCCCGGATGAAGAGAATGAGCTTGCCATTTTGCGCATCAACCGGGGGGAAGCCAAAGGCGAAAAGGCGGTGGACAAACCACGCGTAACACAGCCTGAGATCTTTGCGGCGCGCCAAGCCGTGCTCAACGTGCACATGGCTGAAACCTTGGAGCGTTATCTGGTGCGCTTGGTGATGGCAACCCGTGCTCCTCAGCAGTACAGTGATGAGCTGGCGGGCTGGATCAGCATGGGCGTCAGTCCAAGAGCCACCATCGCGCTGGACCGGTGCGCTCGTGCACACGCTTGGCTCAGTGGCCGCGATTACGTCACACCTGCCGACATTCAAGCCATGGCATACCCTGTGCTGCGCCACCGAATCATGCTGAGCTATCAAGCGCAGGCAGAAGGTGTCACCGCCAATCAGGTGATTGACAAACTCCTCACTCTGGTTGGCAGCGTGTAA
- a CDS encoding DUF58 domain-containing protein, protein MAQFALPPHSNGVTLSLEELLYYKSQSIRWLPPARSLWSVLGGMNSSRQRGRGMDFEEVRKYQAGDDIRSIDWRVTARTGKPHTKLFSEDKQQSVLIYLDLGPDMLFGSQYLYKSVQAAHLAAVLIWTTLSKKDRIGALIDTGSELLEFKPTSLVKGGLTILNAILNAHNRIVADSPSHLDRAAVIPRLQRMSAKGSEIIFISDFVRFAPSALEQIATLKQHHSVRLVQLYDPLEYGETDYRGQLKLTDGQTSRWFNFGCKQQKMDLKNSFEQHQQQLRLLSYRHGIPFSTLSCAKPLINQIAEQ, encoded by the coding sequence ATGGCTCAGTTTGCGCTGCCACCGCACAGCAACGGGGTTACTTTGTCGCTGGAAGAGCTTTTGTACTACAAAAGCCAATCGATACGCTGGCTGCCTCCGGCACGCTCACTTTGGTCCGTGCTTGGCGGGATGAACAGCAGCCGCCAGCGCGGTCGGGGAATGGATTTTGAAGAGGTACGCAAGTATCAGGCAGGTGATGACATTCGCAGTATTGACTGGCGCGTCACCGCCAGAACCGGTAAGCCGCACACCAAGTTATTCAGCGAAGACAAACAGCAATCGGTGCTGATTTATCTCGATTTGGGGCCAGATATGCTGTTCGGTTCTCAATATCTGTATAAATCGGTTCAAGCGGCCCATCTCGCCGCCGTTTTGATATGGACCACGCTCAGTAAGAAAGATAGGATTGGCGCGCTCATCGATACGGGATCAGAGCTGCTGGAGTTTAAACCAACCAGTCTGGTCAAAGGTGGGCTGACGATACTTAACGCCATCCTAAACGCTCACAATCGTATCGTTGCAGATAGCCCTAGTCATCTCGATAGAGCCGCAGTGATACCGCGACTGCAACGGATGTCGGCCAAAGGCAGTGAGATCATTTTTATCAGCGATTTTGTGCGCTTTGCCCCATCGGCACTTGAACAGATCGCGACGCTGAAACAGCATCATAGCGTGCGATTGGTGCAACTGTATGACCCGCTGGAGTACGGTGAAACCGATTATCGAGGCCAGTTGAAGCTGACCGACGGGCAAACCTCACGCTGGTTTAATTTTGGTTGTAAGCAACAAAAAATGGACTTAAAAAATAGCTTTGAACAGCATCAGCAGCAGCTTCGTCTGTTAAGTTATCGTCATGGAATTCCGTTTAGCACGCTCTCTTGCGCTAAACCTCTCATCAATCAAATTGCAGAACAATAA
- a CDS encoding DUF4381 domain-containing protein produces MTTQTDTLALQPILLPAAPSWFPLAWGWWAILAAVVTTLLCIALYLRWRTHRLRAKRTALKLFEKPIVAHTPSSAIELLRQAALCYFPRETIASLHGEKWYQFLDLQLGEARFCNKMNQWQAALYQSKRSELDAELINDCKIWVERALPPKRGKRG; encoded by the coding sequence ATGACAACCCAAACTGATACTTTAGCCTTGCAGCCTATTCTTCTTCCTGCCGCTCCCTCTTGGTTTCCACTTGCTTGGGGTTGGTGGGCGATACTTGCCGCCGTGGTCACCACATTGCTGTGTATCGCGCTTTATCTCCGTTGGCGTACCCACAGGCTGCGTGCCAAGCGCACTGCACTGAAACTCTTTGAAAAGCCGATCGTGGCACATACCCCCTCTTCGGCGATTGAACTGCTGCGCCAAGCCGCGTTGTGCTATTTCCCGCGCGAGACCATCGCGTCGCTACATGGAGAAAAATGGTATCAGTTTCTCGATTTACAACTCGGCGAAGCGCGCTTTTGCAACAAAATGAACCAGTGGCAAGCGGCCTTATATCAGAGCAAACGCAGCGAACTTGACGCTGAGCTTATCAACGACTGTAAAATTTGGGTTGAACGGGCACTGCCGCCTAAGCGAGGTAAACGTGGCTGA
- a CDS encoding vWA domain-containing protein gives MFVLLPLPLILYKLLPEAKTEHAVRFAYLPTSAANQAKQGRATKATTLLIWLCLLCAAARPVWFGEPIEFQPEYRDLMLVVDLSGSMQEEDMQDDGQYIDRLSAVKKVVTQFIEQRQGDRLGLVLFADHAYLQTPLTADRQTVAAQLNQTVIGLVGQKTAIGDGVGLASKTFIDSKAPQRTIILLSDGSNTAGTLSPLEAAEIAQRHQIKIYTVGVGAGEMMVKQFFMTRKVNTAADLDEKTLTQMAEMTGGQYFRARDAKELAGIYDAINQLEPVTSDVQIWRPQSEWFIYPLAIAFLLSLLLFVFRSNRV, from the coding sequence ATGTTTGTGTTGTTGCCACTGCCGCTCATTCTTTACAAGTTGCTGCCTGAAGCAAAAACCGAACACGCTGTGCGTTTCGCTTATCTGCCGACAAGTGCCGCAAATCAGGCAAAACAAGGGCGAGCCACAAAAGCTACCACACTCCTGATTTGGCTATGCCTGCTGTGCGCGGCGGCGCGTCCGGTTTGGTTTGGTGAGCCGATTGAGTTCCAGCCTGAATATCGCGATCTGATGTTGGTGGTCGACTTATCCGGCTCGATGCAAGAGGAAGACATGCAGGATGACGGTCAATATATCGACCGTCTGAGCGCAGTTAAAAAAGTGGTGACACAGTTTATCGAGCAGCGCCAAGGCGACCGACTCGGCCTTGTACTGTTCGCCGACCATGCCTATCTGCAAACGCCGTTAACCGCTGACCGCCAAACGGTAGCCGCGCAGCTCAACCAGACAGTGATCGGCCTAGTGGGGCAAAAAACCGCCATCGGCGATGGCGTTGGCTTAGCGAGCAAAACGTTTATTGACAGCAAAGCGCCACAACGCACCATTATTTTACTCAGCGATGGCAGCAACACCGCGGGTACCCTCTCGCCATTAGAAGCCGCTGAAATCGCGCAACGTCATCAAATTAAGATCTACACCGTCGGCGTTGGCGCAGGTGAAATGATGGTGAAGCAGTTTTTCATGACGCGCAAAGTCAACACCGCCGCCGATCTGGATGAAAAGACCTTAACGCAGATGGCTGAAATGACCGGCGGGCAATATTTTCGCGCGCGCGATGCCAAAGAGCTGGCGGGCATCTACGACGCCATCAACCAACTCGAACCGGTCACCAGCGATGTGCAGATCTGGCGTCCGCAATCAGAGTGGTTCATCTATCCGTTAGCCATCGCATTCTTGCTGTCCTTATTGCTGTTTGTTTTTAGGAGCAACCGTGTCTGA